From the genome of Bacilli bacterium:
CCCAGCAACTGGCGCGCGCAATACACGCTTGACGAGCTGCTTCGGGAATACGAAATTCCCGGCATCAGCGACATCGACACGCGAAAATTGACGAGGCTGATTCGCCAACACGGCACGATGAAAGGCATTCTGGACACAACAGGGAAATCGCCGGAAGAGCTGAAAGAAGCGCTGGATAGCACGCCGCTTGCGCAAAATCAAGTATCGCGCGTATCGACCAAAAATGTGTTTGCCAGCCCCGGAAATAAAGAACGGGTTGTTTTGGTTGATTTCGGCGCCAAGAGCGGCATGCTGCGGGAACTCGTGAAACGCGGCTGCGACTGCATTGTCGTTCCGCACGACACGACAGCGGAGCAGATCAGGCGTTTGCATCCGGACGGCATTTTGCTTTCCAACGGACCCGGCGACCCGAAAGATGTCCCGTACGCCGTGAAGATGATACAGGATTTGCTTGGTGAAATTCCGATTTTCGGCATTTGCCTCGGGCACCAGTTGTTCGCGCTGGCTTGCGGAGCCGATACGGAAAAATTGAAATTCGGCCACAGAGGCGGCAACCACCCGGTCAAAGACTTGGAAACAAACC
Proteins encoded in this window:
- a CDS encoding carbamoyl phosphate synthase small subunit; translated protein: MQATLLLEDGTLFVGKAFGSAASTVGEVVFNTGITGYQEVLSDPSYCGQIVTMTYPLIGNYGIARDDFESIRPYAHGFVVREYETVPSNWRAQYTLDELLREYEIPGISDIDTRKLTRLIRQHGTMKGILDTTGKSPEELKEALDSTPLAQNQVSRVSTKNVFASPGNKERVVLVDFGAKSGMLRELVKRGCDCIVVPHDTTAEQIRRLHPDGILLSNGPGDPKDVPYAVKMIQDLLGEIPIFGICLGHQLFALACGADTEKLKFGHRGGNHPVKDLETNRCYITSQNHGYTVKEDSIAGTQLKITHINNNDKTVEGLKHLQYPAFSVQYHPEAAPGPFDSSYLFDEFLEMIRAWQAGNPGIPKQVQFAEKQKGVLELA